From Actinomycetota bacterium:
AGAGCCCCGCGCCCCGCGCCGCCCGGCGGCGACGTGGTCGAGGACAGACGAGAGGGAGGCGACGACGTGCTCCTCGGACGAGTGGCGGGAACCCTGGTGGCGAGCCGCAAGGAGCCCACCATGGACGGACTGAAGTTCCTCGTGGTGCGCCACCTGGACGTGGAGAACAACGAGACCGGTGGGTTCGTGGTGGCCGCGGACGCGGTGGGTGCCGGCGTGGACGAGGTCGTCCTGGTGGCCACGGGCAGCTCCGCGCGGCAGACCGAGGCCACCCGGGACCGGCCCTGCGACGCCGTGATCATGGCCATCGTGGACACCTGGGAGGTCGAGGGCGACGAGAAGTTCCACAAGTGAACGCCGTCGGGTCGGCCACGGGACGGAGCCACAGGATGGGTGAGCGATGAACAAGCTGTCCGAAGGGGAGGTCCAGGAGATCATCGAGCGGGTGCGCCGGCGCCTCGGCCAGGCCGGGCCCGACGCGGGTTCCGGCCTGCGGGCCGCCGAGTCGTTGGCCGAGGCGGAACGCTCCGAGCTGGGCGACGGGATCTTCCCCACCATCGACGACGCCGTCGGCGCCGCGTCCCGCGCCTTCCAGGAGTACCGCCGCATCGGGTTGGGGGGACGCAAGGCCATCATCGCCTCGGTCCGCCAGGCCATGCTGGAGAACGCCGAGCGGCTGGCGGAGATGGCCCGGGCCGAGACCGGCCTGGGCCGGGCGGCCGACAAGCTGAGCAAGAACCGCCTGGTGACGCTCAAGACCCCGGGCCCGGAGGACCTCGAGCTGGAGGCGGCCACCGGGGACCTGGGCATGGTGGTCACCGAGTTCGCCCCCTTCGGCGTGGTGGCGGCGATCACGCCGACCACCAACCCGACGTCGACCGTCATCAACAACACGATCTCGATCATCTCCGCAGGCAACTCGCTGGTGTTCAACGTCCACCCCAACGCCAAGCGGGTCTCGGCGGAGAACGTCCGCCTGATCAACCGCGCCATCGTGGCGGCGGGCGGTCCCAGGGACCTGGTCACCGCCATCCCCGAACCCACCATCGACAGCGCCAAGGAGCTGATGCACCACCCGGACGTGCGTCTGCTGCTGGTGACGGGGGGGCCCGCCGTGGTCCGCGAGGCCCTGAGCACGGACAAGCGCGCCGTGACGGCGGGGCCGGGGAACCCGCCCGCGGTGGTCGACCAGACCGCCGACGTGGAGAAGGCGGCCCGAGACGTGGTGGCGGGGGCCTCGTTCGACAACAACGTGATCTGCACGGACGAGAAGACCACGATCGCCGTGGACAGCGTGGCCGACCGGCTGGTCCGGGCCATGGCCCAGCACGGCGCCCACGTCCTGAAGGAGCACGAGCTCAGGCGGCTGGAGCGAGTCATCTTCACGGAGCTCGGCCCGCCGAACAAGCCGGGCCGCATCAACCCCGCGTGGATCGGCAAGGACGCGTCGGTGATCCTGGCCGAGATCGGGGTCCGGGTGGGCGACGACGTCCGCCTGGTCGTGGCGGAGGTGCCGAACGAGCACAGCCTGGTGTGGACCGAGCAGATGATGCCGGTCATGCCCGTCACGCGGGTGTCCACCGTGGATCGAGCCATCGACCTCGCGGTGAAGTCGGAGCACGGGTTCCGGCACACTGCGTCGATCCACTCCACCAACGTCGACACCATCACCCGGATGGGCCGGGCCATGAACTGCTCGATCTTCGTGGCCAACGGGCCGAACTTCGCCGGGTTGGGCGAGGGCGGCGAGGGGTTCACCTCCTTCTCCATCGCCAGCCCGACCGGCGATGGCCTGACCCGCCCCCGGACCTTCTCGAGGGAACGGCGGATCACCGTGGTCGGCGCCCTGCGGATCGTGTGAGCGGCTACGGGACCGGGGACCGGGGAGCGCAGATGCAGCCCGCCATCGCGCTCCTCGAGTTCGAGTCCATCGCCCGGGGCATCGAGGCCGGCGACGCCATGGTCAAGCGGTCCCCGCTCGAGGTGATCCGCGCGGGAACGGTGCACCCGGGGAAGTACCTGGTGCTGGTGGGGGGCATGACCGCCGACGTGGAGGAGGCTCTGGAGGCGGGCCGTGAGGCCGCGAACGGCTCCCTGGTCGA
This genomic window contains:
- a CDS encoding EutN/CcmL family microcompartment protein yields the protein RAPRPAPPGGDVVEDRREGGDDVLLGRVAGTLVASRKEPTMDGLKFLVVRHLDVENNETGGFVVAADAVGAGVDEVVLVATGSSARQTEATRDRPCDAVIMAIVDTWEVEGDEKFHK
- a CDS encoding aldehyde dehydrogenase EutE encodes the protein MNKLSEGEVQEIIERVRRRLGQAGPDAGSGLRAAESLAEAERSELGDGIFPTIDDAVGAASRAFQEYRRIGLGGRKAIIASVRQAMLENAERLAEMARAETGLGRAADKLSKNRLVTLKTPGPEDLELEAATGDLGMVVTEFAPFGVVAAITPTTNPTSTVINNTISIISAGNSLVFNVHPNAKRVSAENVRLINRAIVAAGGPRDLVTAIPEPTIDSAKELMHHPDVRLLLVTGGPAVVREALSTDKRAVTAGPGNPPAVVDQTADVEKAARDVVAGASFDNNVICTDEKTTIAVDSVADRLVRAMAQHGAHVLKEHELRRLERVIFTELGPPNKPGRINPAWIGKDASVILAEIGVRVGDDVRLVVAEVPNEHSLVWTEQMMPVMPVTRVSTVDRAIDLAVKSEHGFRHTASIHSTNVDTITRMGRAMNCSIFVANGPNFAGLGEGGEGFTSFSIASPTGDGLTRPRTFSRERRITVVGALRIV